Part of the Virgibacillus natechei genome is shown below.
GGATTGTCGAAAGAAGCTACTGTGCTATATCCGGGATGTTACCATCAGACCTCTGTGAGGAGGCAGGCCTTGTTCAAACTGATTTATTTAATTCTGAATTTGTCCCTACTGAAACAGATGACAGTTTGATACAAGGTGACAGTTCTGTGACAGTAAATGGAAATTCTATTCAGGCTGGTTCCAACACACCGAGTGAATTTGCTGAGGGGGATGGGCTTTCCTTCAATCCAGAATTTTTAGAACGGAATGGGTATGATGAATTGAATAGTATTACAGAACTCTTTCCTCGAACAAACCGAGATAGTTGGGAAAATATTGGAATACCAAATGGAGGAATGAATGATGCCATTGAGGATGATGGAAATGATCCAGAAGCACCAACTTCATTAAGTACTTCCGATAGTAATATAACGTGGAATGAGTCAAGTAGTAATGATGTTGTTGGGTATCGCATTTTCAGCGCCTCGAACTCTGGAGACGATTTTAGCTTAATGGGAAATACAACAGGGACGAGTTATTCTATTGGTGACGACAACGCCGTTTACCATGTAAGAGCAGTTGATTACTTTGGCAGAGAATCCTCCCCATCTAGTGAAATTATGGTGGGAGATACTTCTGACTCTGAAGACGAAACGGCAGATGAAGACCAAGACGACGAGAATAGCGATGATGATAATGATGACGATGACTAACACGTATACGATCTTAGACAATAATTCCTGTAGGGGCTTTCCCTATAGGAATTATTTTTTTACATTACTAAAAAAACAGTTCATTATGTTGTATAATGAATGTAAGAAAGCGTATAACATAATTAATTTAATTAGGAGGTGACGTAATGAAACATACAAAGACGCATTATTCCTTGGTACGTGAAAAATCGAATGAATCCATTTTAATTGAAGGACCACTGGATGCAAAGGAATTAGAGAAGTATAATTTCCATGAAGACTTAATTGCATTCCGTCCAGCAAAAAAACAATTTGAAGCTTTATTGTACATTGCAGGCTTTCCCGAAGGACGTATCATTGTAGCTAGAACAAAAGATACAATTGTTGGCTATGTCACATATATACATCCAGATCCTATGGAAAGATGGTCTGAATTTAACATGGAAGACTTAATCGAATTGGGAGCTGTTGAAGTGGTTCCAGAATATCGTGCTGCAGGTGTAGCTTCCGGCTTATTACAAGTTTCCATGATGGATGATTATATGGAAAATTATATTGTTATTTCG
Proteins encoded:
- a CDS encoding GNAT family N-acetyltransferase; its protein translation is MKHTKTHYSLVREKSNESILIEGPLDAKELEKYNFHEDLIAFRPAKKQFEALLYIAGFPEGRIIVARTKDTIVGYVTYIHPDPMERWSEFNMEDLIELGAVEVVPEYRAAGVASGLLQVSMMDDYMENYIVISTEYYWHWDLDKTNLSIWDYRKVMEKMMASGGLTPAPTDDPEIISHPANCLMVRIGKYVPEESVKQFDKLRFLQRHQYQNMREGF